A window from Roseburia sp. 499 encodes these proteins:
- a CDS encoding response regulator transcription factor: MKKIMLLEDDVMIASGLVYALDNEGYEVVHLSTVKDAITTVKNTKFDLGILDMQLPDGTGFDVCACLKEKNTPVIFLTIVDDESKIVRAFDEGVDDYVVKPFRIRELLARVKRTINKQNGVNQEIIELGNVNINITSGKVFIGEKLLELTALEYRLLLIFAKNKSKLLTRSQILEHIWDIDGNFVEDNTLTVYIKRLREKLGDAVNIETVRGIGYRVD; this comes from the coding sequence GTGAAGAAAATAATGCTGCTGGAAGATGATGTTATGATTGCATCGGGTCTTGTATATGCATTGGATAATGAAGGATATGAAGTAGTGCATTTAAGTACTGTGAAGGATGCAATAACTACGGTTAAGAATACAAAATTTGATTTGGGTATTTTGGATATGCAATTACCGGATGGGACAGGGTTTGATGTATGTGCATGCCTAAAGGAAAAGAATACGCCGGTCATTTTTCTTACAATAGTAGATGATGAGTCAAAAATTGTTCGAGCCTTTGATGAAGGAGTAGATGATTATGTAGTTAAGCCATTTCGAATTCGAGAATTATTGGCTCGTGTCAAGAGAACCATTAATAAACAAAACGGGGTAAATCAAGAAATAATTGAGCTTGGTAATGTAAATATCAATATTACTTCAGGAAAAGTGTTTATAGGAGAAAAGTTGCTGGAATTAACAGCACTTGAATATAGATTGCTACTTATTTTTGCTAAGAATAAATCAAAACTGCTAACCCGGTCGCAAATTCTTGAGCACATTTGGGATATAGATGGAAATTTTGTGGAAGATAATACTCTTACCGTATATATTAAACGTCTCAGAGAAAAACTTGGTGACGCAGTAAATATCGAGACAGTCAGGGGGATAGGATATCGTGTGGATTAG
- a CDS encoding nucleotidyltransferase domain-containing protein has product MPISISNLMSEFAEDMKRQFGNDLSQIIVYGSYARGDYTENSDVDVMILVKTPEDDIRNYVEQVSDCAFDYLMKYGVDISPVIKNEDHFNYWVDNLPYYRNVRDEGVVVNAG; this is encoded by the coding sequence ATGCCTATTTCTATTAGTAATTTAATGAGTGAATTTGCAGAAGATATGAAGCGGCAGTTTGGAAATGATTTGAGTCAGATTATTGTATATGGTTCTTATGCAAGAGGTGACTATACGGAAAACTCCGATGTGGATGTGATGATACTTGTAAAAACACCAGAAGATGATATAAGGAATTATGTAGAACAGGTATCAGATTGTGCATTTGATTATTTGATGAAGTATGGTGTTGATATTTCACCTGTAATTAAGAATGAAGACCATTTCAATTATTGGGTAGATAATTTGCCATATTACCGTAATGTCAGGGACGAGGGGGTAGTTGTCAATGCAGGATAA
- a CDS encoding ABC transporter permease: protein MRKKIAYGILLLAVCLGFFYIIYQWKELNCFSHQSGLRYETGMLSGAQIEEYNKKQRESAEKQESSENVKSVGQMEITAWKMERGQEIYQPQMQQRVEGNVIKVYGNMARVFPFSMKYGGFTFQEDGNGCVISSGLAWKLFGAEDVVGNVIQYEEKEYQVRGVLDSEESIFALYQTKKEEMMPYVEVWSSEVPPATRMEEIKSSLGLFQEGYMFHGSFYCSIARILVALPFWVIFFFLFRCFFKWCKSAEGKYAKWYGIVGKILMVLGIAIGIRYSISFTRDFVPAQWSDFSFWSGKWREIVDGIKGRKEFPGIYWEQEVLGIVGRIVGGVVWILTGGVVFTHSMKKSS from the coding sequence ATGAGAAAAAAGATAGCATATGGCATATTACTTTTGGCAGTGTGTTTGGGATTTTTCTATATAATATATCAATGGAAAGAACTGAATTGCTTTTCGCATCAGTCGGGACTTCGTTATGAAACAGGAATGTTATCAGGAGCGCAGATAGAAGAGTACAACAAAAAACAACGAGAAAGCGCAGAGAAACAGGAGAGTTCAGAGAATGTAAAAAGTGTTGGGCAAATGGAGATTACGGCATGGAAAATGGAGCGGGGACAAGAAATCTATCAGCCCCAAATGCAGCAGCGGGTAGAAGGAAATGTAATTAAGGTGTATGGAAATATGGCACGCGTGTTTCCATTTTCCATGAAATACGGAGGATTTACTTTTCAGGAGGATGGAAACGGATGTGTTATAAGTAGTGGACTTGCGTGGAAACTGTTCGGGGCAGAAGATGTTGTGGGAAATGTGATACAGTATGAGGAGAAAGAGTATCAAGTGCGAGGGGTACTAGATTCTGAGGAGTCAATATTTGCGCTGTATCAGACAAAGAAAGAAGAAATGATGCCGTATGTGGAGGTATGGTCTTCGGAAGTACCACCGGCAACCAGGATGGAAGAAATAAAAAGCAGTCTGGGACTCTTTCAAGAAGGGTATATGTTTCATGGAAGCTTTTATTGTTCCATTGCCAGAATTTTGGTTGCCTTGCCGTTTTGGGTCATATTTTTCTTCTTATTCCGGTGTTTTTTTAAATGGTGTAAAAGCGCAGAGGGAAAATATGCAAAATGGTATGGAATAGTGGGAAAGATTCTTATGGTGCTTGGAATTGCCATTGGAATTCGTTACAGTATCTCTTTCACCCGCGATTTTGTTCCGGCGCAGTGGTCAGACTTTAGCTTCTGGAGTGGAAAATGGAGGGAGATTGTGGATGGAATTAAGGGGAGAAAGGAATTTCCGGGGATATACTGGGAACAGGAAGTGCTTGGGATAGTTGGGAGAATTGTAGGGGGAGTTGTATGGATTTTGACAGGAGGTGTAGTTTTTACTCATTCTATGAAAAAGAGTTCATGA
- a CDS encoding ABC transporter ATP-binding protein, translated as MAVLEVCDLTKRYGEGESEVVAVNHVSFSVEKGEFVAIIGASGSGKSTLMNMIGGIDHPTSGSVIIDGKEISKMDEDNLSIFRRRNIGMVYQFYNLIPTLTAEENIMLPWFLDNRKENKQKLKEILTMLKLEKRAKHLPGQMSGGQQQRVSIGRALINDPAFILADEPTGNLDSKTSQEIMELFKLSNQKYNQTILLITHDEKVALQADRIITIGDGSIISDEVMK; from the coding sequence ATGGCTGTATTAGAAGTATGTGATTTAACAAAGAGATATGGAGAAGGCGAATCTGAAGTAGTCGCGGTGAACCATGTCTCTTTTTCAGTTGAAAAGGGAGAATTTGTTGCGATTATAGGCGCCTCCGGCTCAGGAAAATCAACTTTAATGAACATGATTGGAGGTATAGATCATCCGACCTCCGGCTCTGTTATTATTGATGGAAAAGAAATTTCAAAAATGGACGAGGATAATCTTTCAATTTTTCGAAGAAGAAATATTGGAATGGTATATCAGTTTTATAACTTGATTCCAACTCTTACTGCAGAGGAAAATATTATGCTTCCATGGTTTCTTGATAATCGAAAGGAAAACAAACAAAAGCTTAAGGAAATTCTTACGATGCTAAAGCTTGAGAAAAGAGCAAAGCATTTGCCCGGACAAATGTCAGGAGGTCAGCAGCAGAGGGTGTCCATTGGAAGGGCGCTCATTAATGATCCGGCTTTCATTTTAGCAGATGAACCAACAGGAAATCTTGACAGTAAAACAAGTCAGGAGATAATGGAATTATTCAAATTATCAAACCAGAAATATAATCAGACTATATTGCTTATCACGCATGATGAAAAAGTTGCGTTGCAGGCGGATCGTATTATCACCATCGGGGATGGAAGTATTATTAGTGACGAGGTGATGAAGTAA
- a CDS encoding type II toxin-antitoxin system RelE/ParE family toxin has product MADILFTEPAEYDLLDVEYYIHIHLCNPQAADRIVDGIIDTIRRLERFPEEHPLVNDELLSGVGLRMTRFDNYNIFYYYDDLEDVVHIIRILYNRADWKNILR; this is encoded by the coding sequence GTGGCTGATATTTTATTTACAGAGCCTGCTGAATATGATTTGTTGGATGTAGAATATTATATCCACATTCATTTATGCAATCCACAGGCAGCAGACCGAATTGTTGATGGAATCATTGATACGATTCGAAGATTGGAGAGATTTCCAGAAGAACATCCTTTGGTGAATGATGAATTGTTAAGCGGTGTTGGACTTAGGATGACACGATTTGATAATTACAATATTTTTTACTATTATGATGATTTAGAAGATGTGGTTCATATTATCCGTATTTTGTATAACAGGGCAGACTGGAAAAATATTTTACGGTGA
- a CDS encoding sensor histidine kinase, whose product MWISRKDIEILSDAVRGYSNGEKKDIRDNKEGPFSILKNDIYALADKKDEQLAKSEAERDTLAEYMADISHQLKTPVTSMMIMADLLEDAEPEKQAEFIHNIKFSLSKMEWLVSTLLKMAKLDAKAVEFCKKKVKVSDMIQSILPSVEILLDINHQSLEIANDFEIFCDRKWTEEAFTNILKNAVEHSPSDGKIMIDCGDNPIYEWISVTDSGTGMKMEQYAALFKRFEYSTNENGFGIGMPLALSIMRGQGGDIDVDFGGNGKGATFTMKFYK is encoded by the coding sequence GTGTGGATTAGCAGGAAGGATATAGAAATTCTGTCTGATGCGGTCAGAGGATATTCAAATGGTGAGAAAAAAGATATAAGAGATAATAAAGAAGGACCTTTCAGCATTTTAAAGAATGATATATATGCATTGGCGGATAAGAAGGATGAGCAGTTGGCGAAAAGTGAAGCGGAACGTGATACACTTGCTGAATATATGGCAGATATTTCTCATCAACTAAAGACGCCTGTTACATCTATGATGATTATGGCAGATCTTTTGGAGGATGCTGAGCCGGAAAAACAAGCAGAATTTATTCATAATATTAAATTTTCGCTTTCAAAAATGGAGTGGCTGGTTTCAACATTACTGAAAATGGCAAAGCTTGATGCTAAGGCGGTTGAGTTTTGTAAAAAGAAAGTGAAAGTATCTGATATGATACAGTCTATTCTTCCTTCCGTTGAAATATTGCTAGACATTAATCATCAGTCCTTGGAAATAGCAAATGATTTTGAAATTTTTTGTGACAGAAAATGGACAGAAGAAGCTTTTACCAACATTTTGAAAAATGCAGTAGAGCATTCTCCAAGTGACGGCAAAATTATGATTGATTGTGGTGATAATCCTATCTATGAATGGATTTCTGTTACAGACAGTGGAACGGGAATGAAAATGGAACAGTATGCTGCATTGTTTAAACGATTTGAATATTCAACAAATGAAAATGGCTTTGGGATAGGAATGCCACTTGCGTTATCAATCATGAGAGGACAGGGTGGTGATATTGATGTGGATTTTGGAGGGAATGGAAAAGGTGCAACCTTTACTATGAAATTTTATAAGTGA